The stretch of DNA GTAGATGAACGTTTAGATATTACGCCTTTGTGGCGCGATATCGCAGACCATGAAGTACCAGAGCATGTTAATCCAGCGCATCACTTTTCAGCGTTTGTTTATTGCTTTGGCGGTCTAACATTCTTCGTAACTGTCATTCAAATTTTATCTGGTATGTTCTTAACAATGTACTATGTACCAGATATTAAAAACGCTTGGGAATCTGTTTATTATCTTCAAAATGAAGTTGCTTTTGGACAAATCGTACGTGGAATGCATCACTGGGGTGCAAGTTTAGTACTTGTCATGATGTTTTTACATACACTTCGCGTCTTTTTCCAAGGTGCCTATAAAAAGCCTCGTGAATTGAACTGGGTTGTCGGAGTTCTTATTTTCTTCGTCATGCTTGGTTTGGGTTTTACAGGTTATTTATTACCATGGGATATGAAAGCGTTATTTGCAACTAAAGTTGGTCTTCAAATTGCTGAAGCCACTCCATTCATTGGAACTTATGTGAAGGTTTTACTAGCAGGTCATGAACACATCGTTGGTGCTCAGACATTAACTCGTTTCTTTGCAATCCACGTATTCTTCTTACCTGGTGCATTGCTTGGATTAATGGGAGCTCACTTTATCATGATTCGTAAGCAAGGTATTTCTGGCCCACTATAAGATTAATCTGACATAGTATATTTTTTCTAATCTCTACGGAAAAAGGAGGGGATTTCTCGATGCATAAAGGTAAAGGTATGAAGTTCGTAGGCGATTCTCGTGTGTTAGCACCTGAAGCACGTAAACAGATGCTTCCTAAAGATTATTCAGAATACCCTGGTAAAACAGAGGCATTCTGGCCGAACTTCCTTTTGAAAGAATGGATGGTAGGAGCTGTATTTCTAGTCGGGTATTTATGCTTAACAGTAGCACATCCAGCTCCGCTTGAAAGGATTGCTGATCCAACTGATACAGGATATATTCCATTACCAGACTGGTATTTCTTGTTCCTGTACCAATTATTAAAATACTCATTTGCATCTGGTCCATATACAGTTATTGGTGCAATGATTATGCCTGGACTTGCTTTTGGAGGACTATTATTGGCACCGTTCCTTGATCGTGGACCGGAACGCCGCCCAACAAAGCGTCCACTTGCTACTGGATTCATGTTACTGGCGCTAGCTTCCATCGTGTTTTTAACTTG from Bacillus sp. SLBN-46 encodes:
- the qcrB gene encoding menaquinol-cytochrome c reductase cytochrome b subunit, with amino-acid sequence MLNKIYDWVDERLDITPLWRDIADHEVPEHVNPAHHFSAFVYCFGGLTFFVTVIQILSGMFLTMYYVPDIKNAWESVYYLQNEVAFGQIVRGMHHWGASLVLVMMFLHTLRVFFQGAYKKPRELNWVVGVLIFFVMLGLGFTGYLLPWDMKALFATKVGLQIAEATPFIGTYVKVLLAGHEHIVGAQTLTRFFAIHVFFLPGALLGLMGAHFIMIRKQGISGPL
- a CDS encoding c-type cytochrome, which codes for MHKGKGMKFVGDSRVLAPEARKQMLPKDYSEYPGKTEAFWPNFLLKEWMVGAVFLVGYLCLTVAHPAPLERIADPTDTGYIPLPDWYFLFLYQLLKYSFASGPYTVIGAMIMPGLAFGGLLLAPFLDRGPERRPTKRPLATGFMLLALASIVFLTWESVATHDWAAAERQGKIVPKVEIDKSSEGYQIASKNTCITCHGENLQGGAGAPTLIGTGLSADEVAKIAKEGKGGKMPPGIFKGTDEELKKLSEFISGLGKE